Proteins encoded by one window of Amaranthus tricolor cultivar Red isolate AtriRed21 chromosome 4, ASM2621246v1, whole genome shotgun sequence:
- the LOC130811431 gene encoding SUN domain-containing protein 4-like isoform X1, translated as MQRSRRALLRRGVIEKTIGRKYLYKISVSLVILLWAFIFLLNSWISHGDGHQDKSEAPAFNVSNFDENKQGSDLASGPVHNNELALLEDKHLNETCAENSYETSCTDDNVTKALAGEFHSGEDTGNHTKTDVLGSVDHAEVQTGVDRSSITTGILGSTESFEVEGSNFDEEKKKGNGKTERLSRTVPRGLEEFKKKALNSSSTNVSGATGNVIHRMEPGGGEYNYASAAKGAKVLDSNKEAKGASNILNKDKDKYLRNPCSAEGKFVVIELSEETLVDMIEIANFEHYSSNLKDFELLGSQVYPTQTWEKLGNFSAGNVKHAQRFALSVPKWVRYLKLNILSHYGSEFYCTLSSVEVYGVDAVERMLEDLINVPDHHRYENKEPAVDQEPTAHVAESAESGTNQDNPFENETAEGKNLKHNEAIDGSPDHVEEVRHQVSRMPGDTVLKILMQKVRTLDLSLSVLERYLEEVNSRYTNIFKEFDNDLEEKEWLLEKTRLDLKNVLDSKDVIAKDVDDLVAWRSLVSVQLDAVLKDNAILRSDIRKVQERQFHMESKGIVVFLISVVFGFVSLFMLFTDMVNSVYKSEKSRKFCLKSSWFFLFLSCTSTIVVLSL; from the exons ATAAATCTGAAGCACCTGCTTTCAATGTCTCAAACTTCGATGAAAACAAGCAAGGAAGCGATCTAGCCTCTGGTCCTGTACATAACAATGAATTGGCTTTATTGGAAGATAAgcatttgaatgaaacttgtgCTGAAAACTCCTATGAGACTTCCTGCACTGATGATAATGTAACCAAAGCACTTGCTGGCGAGTTTCATTCTGGGGAGGATACTGGAAACCATACCAAAACTGATGTTCTGGGGTCCGTGGACCACGCTGAGGTACAGACTGGAGTAGATAGAAGTAGCATCACAACTGGTATATTGGGGTCTACCGAGAGTTTTGAGGTGGAGGGTTCCAACTTCGACGAggaaaaaaagaagggaaatgGAAAGACTGAGCGACTAAGTCGTACGGTCCCTCGTGGTCTGGAAGAATTTAAGAAGAAGGCCCTTAATTCTAGCAGTACAAATGTTTCTGGTGCGACAGGGAATGTCATTCATAGAATGGAACCTGGGGGTGGTGAGTACAACTATGCTTCAGCAGCAAAGGGAGCTAAGGTATTGGATTCGAACAAGGAAGCTAAAGGTGCTTCTAATATTTTGAATAAGGATAAGGACAAGTATCTTAGAAACCCATGTTCAGCCGAGGGGAAATTTGTTGTCATAGAACTCTCTGAAGAAACTTTAGTCGATATGATCGAAATAGCGAATTTTGAGCATTACTCTTCGAATTTGAAAGACTTCGAGCTGTTGGGTAGTCAAGTTTATCCTACTCAAACGTGGGAAAAATTGGGTAACTTTTCCGCCGGAAATGTGAAGCATGCTCAAAGATTTGCACTCTCGGTTCCCAAATGGGTGAGGTACCTGAAATTGAATATATTGAGCCATTATGGATCTGAGTTTTATTGTACACTCAGTAGTGTTGAGGTATATGGTGTTGATGCTGTCGAGAGAATGCTGGAGGATCTAATAAATGTTCCTGATCATCATCGTTATGAAAACAAAGAACCGGCAGTTGATCAGGAACCAACGGCTCATGTTGCAGAATCCGCTGAGAGCGGCACAAATCAAGATAATCCCTTTGAAAATGAAACGGCTGAAGGTAAAAATTTGAAACACAATGAAGCTATTGATGGAAGTCCTGATCATGTTGAAGAAGTGCGTCACCAAGTTAGTCGGATGCCTGGTGATACTGTTCTTAAGATACTCATGCAAAAAGTTCGAACACTAGACTTAAGTTTATCTGTTCTTGAAAGGTATCTAGAGGAGGTTAACTCTCGATATACAAACATTTTCAAGGAGTTTGATAACGATTTGGAAGAGAAAGAATGGCTATTGGAGAAGACCAGATTGGATTTGAAGAATGTTCTTGATAGCAAGGATGTTATT GCTAAAGATGTTGATGATCTCGTGGCTTGGAGATCCTTAGTTTCTGTGCAGTTGGATGCTGTACTAAAGGACAATGCTATTCTCAG ATCTGATATCAGGAAGGTCCAGGAAAGACAGTTTCACATGGAGAGCAAGGGTATCGTGGTATTTCTTATAAGCGTAGTTTTTGGTTTTGTGTCGCTTTTTATGCTGTTCACAGATATGGTAAATAGTGTTTATAAGTCGGAGAAATCCAGGAAATTTTGTTTGAAGTCTTCctggttttttctatttttgagcTGTAC
- the LOC130811431 gene encoding SUN domain-containing protein 4-like isoform X2, whose product MNQMNRQFPSISTLLHLFIILPLLYDYKSEAPAFNVSNFDENKQGSDLASGPVHNNELALLEDKHLNETCAENSYETSCTDDNVTKALAGEFHSGEDTGNHTKTDVLGSVDHAEVQTGVDRSSITTGILGSTESFEVEGSNFDEEKKKGNGKTERLSRTVPRGLEEFKKKALNSSSTNVSGATGNVIHRMEPGGGEYNYASAAKGAKVLDSNKEAKGASNILNKDKDKYLRNPCSAEGKFVVIELSEETLVDMIEIANFEHYSSNLKDFELLGSQVYPTQTWEKLGNFSAGNVKHAQRFALSVPKWVRYLKLNILSHYGSEFYCTLSSVEVYGVDAVERMLEDLINVPDHHRYENKEPAVDQEPTAHVAESAESGTNQDNPFENETAEGKNLKHNEAIDGSPDHVEEVRHQVSRMPGDTVLKILMQKVRTLDLSLSVLERYLEEVNSRYTNIFKEFDNDLEEKEWLLEKTRLDLKNVLDSKDVIAKDVDDLVAWRSLVSVQLDAVLKDNAILRSDIRKVQERQFHMESKGIVVFLISVVFGFVSLFMLFTDMVNSVYKSEKSRKFCLKSSWFFLFLSCTSTIVVLSL is encoded by the exons ATAAATCTGAAGCACCTGCTTTCAATGTCTCAAACTTCGATGAAAACAAGCAAGGAAGCGATCTAGCCTCTGGTCCTGTACATAACAATGAATTGGCTTTATTGGAAGATAAgcatttgaatgaaacttgtgCTGAAAACTCCTATGAGACTTCCTGCACTGATGATAATGTAACCAAAGCACTTGCTGGCGAGTTTCATTCTGGGGAGGATACTGGAAACCATACCAAAACTGATGTTCTGGGGTCCGTGGACCACGCTGAGGTACAGACTGGAGTAGATAGAAGTAGCATCACAACTGGTATATTGGGGTCTACCGAGAGTTTTGAGGTGGAGGGTTCCAACTTCGACGAggaaaaaaagaagggaaatgGAAAGACTGAGCGACTAAGTCGTACGGTCCCTCGTGGTCTGGAAGAATTTAAGAAGAAGGCCCTTAATTCTAGCAGTACAAATGTTTCTGGTGCGACAGGGAATGTCATTCATAGAATGGAACCTGGGGGTGGTGAGTACAACTATGCTTCAGCAGCAAAGGGAGCTAAGGTATTGGATTCGAACAAGGAAGCTAAAGGTGCTTCTAATATTTTGAATAAGGATAAGGACAAGTATCTTAGAAACCCATGTTCAGCCGAGGGGAAATTTGTTGTCATAGAACTCTCTGAAGAAACTTTAGTCGATATGATCGAAATAGCGAATTTTGAGCATTACTCTTCGAATTTGAAAGACTTCGAGCTGTTGGGTAGTCAAGTTTATCCTACTCAAACGTGGGAAAAATTGGGTAACTTTTCCGCCGGAAATGTGAAGCATGCTCAAAGATTTGCACTCTCGGTTCCCAAATGGGTGAGGTACCTGAAATTGAATATATTGAGCCATTATGGATCTGAGTTTTATTGTACACTCAGTAGTGTTGAGGTATATGGTGTTGATGCTGTCGAGAGAATGCTGGAGGATCTAATAAATGTTCCTGATCATCATCGTTATGAAAACAAAGAACCGGCAGTTGATCAGGAACCAACGGCTCATGTTGCAGAATCCGCTGAGAGCGGCACAAATCAAGATAATCCCTTTGAAAATGAAACGGCTGAAGGTAAAAATTTGAAACACAATGAAGCTATTGATGGAAGTCCTGATCATGTTGAAGAAGTGCGTCACCAAGTTAGTCGGATGCCTGGTGATACTGTTCTTAAGATACTCATGCAAAAAGTTCGAACACTAGACTTAAGTTTATCTGTTCTTGAAAGGTATCTAGAGGAGGTTAACTCTCGATATACAAACATTTTCAAGGAGTTTGATAACGATTTGGAAGAGAAAGAATGGCTATTGGAGAAGACCAGATTGGATTTGAAGAATGTTCTTGATAGCAAGGATGTTATT GCTAAAGATGTTGATGATCTCGTGGCTTGGAGATCCTTAGTTTCTGTGCAGTTGGATGCTGTACTAAAGGACAATGCTATTCTCAG ATCTGATATCAGGAAGGTCCAGGAAAGACAGTTTCACATGGAGAGCAAGGGTATCGTGGTATTTCTTATAAGCGTAGTTTTTGGTTTTGTGTCGCTTTTTATGCTGTTCACAGATATGGTAAATAGTGTTTATAAGTCGGAGAAATCCAGGAAATTTTGTTTGAAGTCTTCctggttttttctatttttgagcTGTAC